The Bdellovibrio sp. NC01 genome includes the window GCTAAAACGGTTGATACCGTTTGCAGTCATAGCGGCATGCTTTACGTGGTCAAGTAATATTGGCGGCGTAAAATTCGTTCCTATCTATGAAGCCCTGATAATCAAAGCGCAAAAAAATTCTCCAGCCTATGTTGCCTTTGAAGAACTTGTTGAAAATAAAAAACCGAATTCTGAGTGGGACGTTTTTGCAAATAAAACTGCAAACCTATTAGAAGCGGGTAAATCCTCTGCACCACTATTCACACAAAAAGTCGTTTTGGCAGAGATGGTTTTGAGGAAGTCACCGGAACCGATTCCCGCCGCCAACAGCCCTACCGGCCGCATGGTGGCTCAAGAAAACCTGCCTCAAGAAAATGATAACGCGTGGATTGCGCAACTTCCGCCGAAAGAACAACAACGTGTTCGTGAGGCACAATATCGCACTGAAGTTTTGAATCAAAACTGGCAGGAACCAACATTCTCTGAACGTGCTAAAGAAGTTTTGGAGAAATCAGGGGTACTGGTTGGTACAAACATCAATGTGGCACCAACTAATAAAGTATACGTTGCTTCGACGGATAATTATGGTCGCACGCGTACCGAGCCGTCTCGTCCGCATGTTGATATTCCGAATCGTTCAGGTGCAAATCCTGCATCTGACAATGGTGCGACTTCTATTCTGGGTCAAAAATCATTTGTTGGTGGTGCCGATGAACAAGCATCGGGTTCACGTCGCATCGTTGGTCCAATTGAAATCACTGGTGGCTTAGCGATCACCAATGAACATCATATTGAAATTCGTCGTAATGACGAAGGTGTCTTAAAAGAATTAGGTCGCGTTGATCTGGTGCAAGGCACTTACAATATTGATGTTGAAGAAGCTTCTGGTTCGGTTGTGGCTAAACTTGTGGATAAAGACGGTAAGACATTGGGTGAAGGCAGCTTCCGCTTAAATGTTGTTGCTTCAAATAATGGTAACTATCTGCAAGGTCCAAAACTGAAAGTTCTTCCACGCACAGACATCGCAGGCGTGGTGAATGACTTCTATAACACTCGTGCAAACGATATGGCCCCTTCGCAAACGCGCGTGACACTGATTAAAGGTGTGACGGATGTTGCGGTTAAAAAAGACGGCGCCGTTTCGATGGATAATGTGACTCGTGGTTCGACGACGGTCATGCGTGCGGCGGCTCCGAAACATTTGCAAACGGCACAAATCGTTGTTTCGGGTCAGGAATTCAGAAGTAATCTTTATCCGAATTCAATGATTCAAGCGATGCAAGATATCGTGTCACAGCAGCGAGCAACATCGATTGAAGGCGAACCGACAATCGTTTGGGGCCGCGTGATTCTTGATGGTAAAAACATTTCTGGTATTGATGTTTCAATTGAATCAGATCCTGGTGCACAAGCGATTTACTTTAATCAATTTATGATTCCTGATCCGACATTGAAAGCGACAAGCGAAAATGGTTTGTTCGCATTCGTCGGCGTGACTCCAGGGTTCCAATCGCTATTGGCAACTCGTGGTGAATCGATCTTTGGTTATTCGAATGTAGTTGTTGAGGAAGGTTCCGTCGCGGTCGGTGATGTTGAAGCGACGATTAAGTCAGAACCAGTTCCGTTAAAAGTTTACGACGCCTTCACAGGTGAACCAAAAGCTGCAACGATTACAATGCAAAGTTTGGTTGAAGAACTGCAAGTTGAAAACGGCAGCCGTGCACTGATGCTTCCGCACATTAATCGTTTAGGTTTAATGCGTGTTCATCCAGAAAGTGCCGACTACTTGCCGGCCCGCTATCTTTATAACGATGCAGATGAATTTATTCACGTGCCACTGGTACAATTCAATTGGTTAAGTGCGATTAAAGCCTTCTTGAAAATCGACGACACACCTACTTCTGGTTATGTTGTTGGTTTTGTTCCTGATGAAGACTTTGAAGTTTATATCGCGGGTTATGATGATTTTAATGCGCACAATATCGTGTACTTCGATATGCAAGGTCGCATCCTGCAAAATCGTAAGGGCATGGGCGGTGGCGGATTCATTATCTACAACGTGCCAGAAGATACACACGAAGTTGTGGTTCTTGGTTCACGCTCACAAAAAATCTATTCGCGTGTCGTTCCGGTCGACGCGAACTCTTTATCAATCCTGACATTCCGCGAATAGTTCGACTTTTTTCTTAAAGAAATTTCCACGATCTTCGAATGATTTAAATTCGTCCAAGCTTGTGCCGCCGGGACTTAGTAAAACCGTGTCGGCGCTTTTGGCGTTTTCGAATGAATAGCTTAATGCTTCATCTAGTTTCGCAAAGCTTTCGCCAGGCAAAGTCGATTTACGTTGAGCAATTTCACGACATTCACCAAAGAATACGAATTCAATATCCGTGAATCCTTCAAGTGGTTTTAGTTGTTCCCACGGAAGATTTTTATCGCGTCCACCCAATAGCAAAAATAATTTTCCACCAGGAACTAAAGTATCGTGAGCAGCCGTGCTTGCGATCAGAACGCTGTCCATCGCTGTTGCCTTGCTGTCGTTGATGAAGCGAATCCCTTTAGTTGTGCCCATGTTTTCCAAACGATGTGCCAAACCTTTGAAGTTTTTCATCGCTTCAATTGAAGATTCAGGCCAGCCTGCTTCCAATGCCAATGTCGCTGCCAAAGCCAAATTATCTTGGTTGTGTTGACCAATCAAAAGAGCTTTATCCAGTTGTAGCGAGCGAAGCTGAGTATCTTTTTTTGAAATAACTTTTACTTGTTGCGAATGACCTTTGCCTTGCGCGTATTCAACAAGATCGCCGCCTTCGTTGTTCAAAAGCATCGCGTGCTTTGTTAGATCTAAGATTTTCCACTTCGTATCATAGTAGTGTTGAAGATTGTCATAGCGTTCAAGATGATTGGAAGTAAGAAACGTGATCGCGGAGTATTCCAGTTCCAAGCCTTCACAATTTTCTAATTGATAGCTGGAAAGTTCCAGAACAACCCAGTCGGCAGGTTTGCGTTTACCTTCAACAATATCGGCAGCGTATTCAGCAAAGGGAGTTCCCAGATTGCCACCCACGAAGCCCGTCTTTGAAAAAGACTCTAATCCCGCTTGCAACAAAGACACGGTCGTACTTTTACCCACCGAACCTGTTACGCCCATTAACTTTTCAGAAGTTAGGATCGAACAAGAAAGCGAGATTTCACTTGTGATTTTTACGCCACTCTTTTGTGCGTCTTGAATCCATTGGGAGGCCAAAGGAACGCCTGGTGAAACCACCAGAGTTTTTGGCTGAGCCTCAGACATGAGTTTATTCGGATCGTTATAGTCAGCAGTTGCAAGTTTGCCGTCGAAGCATTTGATTGAAGATGCGGCAACTCCTGAAGAAATGAGCAGACGTTTGGCTGCTTCACCGCTTTTTCCCATACCGACAATTGCAATTGGTGTTTTGAGGCTCTTGATAAAGTCTTTCATCTCGACGATCATATTCTTGGGAGGGTTCTTTGCCCACTTCTTTTTTTAGCTATCCGAAATCAGATTTTAGATCAGCGCAATATACTGCGGTGATTAGCGACCTCCATTTATCTGAGGCAGAACCTGTTAATATTCGTTTTCCTTTATGGAAAAAATTTAAGACTCGTCAGTTCTTTTTTGATGATGTTTTTGAAAGCTTTCTTAAACACATCGAAGAAAGAGCCCAAGGTGCGCCGATAGAGTTGATCTTAAACGGCGACATTTTTGATTTTGATAGCGTGATGGCACTTCCCGATGAACCAACATTCCACGTCAGTTGGTTGGAAAAACATCGTGGTCTATTCCCACGCCCGGATCGTTCGCGTTTTAAAATTCAAAAGATTTTGAAAGACCATGCTGAGTTTATGACGTCACTACGTGACTTCATCATGCGTGGAAATCGCGCCGTCTTTGTGATCGGCAATCACGATTTAGAACTTCATTTTCCCGGCGTACAGGAAGAAATTTTTCATAGTCTGAATCTGCCGGATGATAAAAAAGAACAAGTGCGCTTCGTTGAGTGGTTTTATATCAGCAACCAAGACACATTGATCGAACATGGCAATCAGTATGATCCGTATTGCTTATGTGAAGACCCAATTAATCCTTATGTGCGCGGTTATAATTACGTCGCTTTGAAACTGCCATTCGGAAATTTGGCGTGTCGTTATATTTCTAACGGCATGGGATTCTTTAATCCGCATGTTGATACGAACTACATCATGACCCTTTCAGAGTACGTTAAGTTCTTTTTCAAATATATTTGGAAGGCACAACCTGGTTTGGTATTCACGTGGTTCTGGGGTTCGCTAGCGACATTGGTGCACGCGTCGTTTGATCGTCTGTCGGCTCCGATTCGTAATCCACTGCGCATTGAAGACCGTGTATCAATCATCGCGCAAAAAGCGAATGCCGAAGATCGCATGGTGCGAGAGATGAAAGAACTTTTTGCAGTTCCAGCAGCTAGTAAACCGGCATTGCTTGCGCGTGAGTTGTGGTTGGATCGTGCGTTTATCGTCTTCATTGCCTTCTTTTTGATTTTCCAATTGATGGTGTTTGTGCGTTCGGTGTACGAAATTTCCTTCTTCTGGGCATTTATTCCGTTATTTTTGTTGCTGCCATTTTTCTTGTTTTACAGCAAGTCGATCAGCTCACTAGTTTCCAGTTATAAGGAACCAGATGACCGCGTTCTTGCAATGGCCAGTGCGATCACGAAGGTGAAACGCATTGTTTACGGACATACTCATCATACCCGCCACGAAATCATCGGTTCGGTTGAACATTTGAACAGCGGATGTTGGTCGCCGGCATTTTTAGACGTGGAGTGTACAAAGCCGATTGACCAAAAAACCTTTATTTGGATTTCCCCAGGGGAAAATGGAGTACGGCAGGCAGAACTTATGAAGTTCATGGATGGAAAATCTGAAGTGGTAAATCCGTCGGCTCGCGGTTAAATCTGCTTACCTGGTGCGCTGCAAAATTTGAATTTTCTTTGTCAATTCCTGGACCCTATGCAAACCTTTTACTGTTTCAATTTAAACACGGATGGAGAGGTTCAATCATGGCAGAAGTTCTTGTAGTAACTAGCAAAGTAAAAAAGCTCATCAAAGAAAAAGGTGGCATGAACACTTCAGCAGAAACTATCGACGTACTTAGCAAAGCAATCGAACAACTTTGCATGAAAGGCATCGATAGCGCGAAAGCTGATGGCCGTAAAACAGTTATGGCTCGTGATATCGTTATCGATCACCTATAATTGTTAGCTAGTTTTAGCTTATAAATTTTAAAACCCACAGCCTTAAAACTGTGGGTTTTTTATTTCTACAGCATCTTTTGTAGTTCATCCCAAGAGATGATCTTTACGCCCAAGCTTTGTGCTTTATCGACTTTCGATCCCGGGTCATCACCCACAACTAAGAAGTTTAATTTCGAAGACACCGAACCTAGAATCTTGCCGCCGTTCTTTTCAATGATGTCTTTGGCATCGTCACGCTTCACCGGCAACGTGCCCGTGATCAGGAAACTCATACCTGAAAGAGAGCCTTCGGTTGAACGCACCGGGTTCGTTATGTTCACACCAAGCTTAATCATTTCATGTACTTCCTTCACCAAACGTTTGTTGGAAGTCCACTCGATGATTGATTTTGCAACCTTAGGACCGATTTCTGGAACTTGCAGAAGTTCTTCTTCCGAAGCCTCCAAAAACTTTTCAATAGTAACAAAATGATCGGCTAAGAGTTTGCCGGTTTGTTCGCCGACGAAACGGATGCCCAACGCAAAAATAAAACGCGCCAAAGGCGGTGTTTTACTTTTATCGATACTGCTAATGATGTTTTCAGCGGATTTATCACCTTGGCGGTCCAAAGACAGAATGTCTTCTTTTGTCAGGCGATAGAAATCGGAAAATTTTGTCAGTAACTGTGCATCCACCAAAGTTTCAATCAAACGATCGCCGACTTTATCAATGTTCATCGCGCGTCTTGCGACGAAATGTTTCAACGATTCTTTCACTTGCGCGATACATAGCGGATTCACACAACGAGTAACCACTTCGCCTTCAAGTTTTTCAACTTCTGAACCACAGGCAGGACATTTTGAAGGAATGGTAAAGGGCTTACTGTTCTTTGGACGCTTTTCTAAAACGACAGATACAACTTCGGGAATCACATCACCCGCGCGCTGGATGACAACGGTGTCACCGATACGCACGTCTTTGCGATCGATCTCGTCCTGATTGTGCAAAGTTGCGTTGGTTACGGTGACACCACCGACTTTAACCGGTGTCATAATCGCAACCGGAGTCAGCGCACCCGTACGACCTACTTGCACGTTGATATCTTCAACCACAGTTGTTGCTTGTTCTGGTTTAAATTTCGCAGCCGTTGCCCAGCGCGGACTGCGCG containing:
- the ligA gene encoding NAD-dependent DNA ligase LigA, which codes for MAQKSAKNRHEELKSIIAKHDHAYHVLDKPIISDFEYDQLFTELLKLEATEEGLDLTDSPSQRVGAKPLEVFSKVAHRVPMLSLANSYSPEDIFDFDERIKKFLKTDKEIEYFCELKFDGLSMELVYENGNLVRALTRGDGTVGEDVTQNIKTIKSIPLKLGKGAPEVLEVRGEVLMFKEDFARLNENQQENGQQTFANPRNAAAGSMRQLDPRITASRPLKFFAYALGHTEGITFKTQENIQETFAEYGIPTALKSAPDLVQVAKGPQEVVDFYHRIEKVRPKLPFDIDGVVIKVNSLRLQDDLGLVARSPRWATAAKFKPEQATTVVEDINVQVGRTGALTPVAIMTPVKVGGVTVTNATLHNQDEIDRKDVRIGDTVVIQRAGDVIPEVVSVVLEKRPKNSKPFTIPSKCPACGSEVEKLEGEVVTRCVNPLCIAQVKESLKHFVARRAMNIDKVGDRLIETLVDAQLLTKFSDFYRLTKEDILSLDRQGDKSAENIISSIDKSKTPPLARFIFALGIRFVGEQTGKLLADHFVTIEKFLEASEEELLQVPEIGPKVAKSIIEWTSNKRLVKEVHEMIKLGVNITNPVRSTEGSLSGMSFLITGTLPVKRDDAKDIIEKNGGKILGSVSSKLNFLVVGDDPGSKVDKAQSLGVKIISWDELQKML
- a CDS encoding metallophosphoesterase codes for the protein MPTSFFSYPKSDFRSAQYTAVISDLHLSEAEPVNIRFPLWKKFKTRQFFFDDVFESFLKHIEERAQGAPIELILNGDIFDFDSVMALPDEPTFHVSWLEKHRGLFPRPDRSRFKIQKILKDHAEFMTSLRDFIMRGNRAVFVIGNHDLELHFPGVQEEIFHSLNLPDDKKEQVRFVEWFYISNQDTLIEHGNQYDPYCLCEDPINPYVRGYNYVALKLPFGNLACRYISNGMGFFNPHVDTNYIMTLSEYVKFFFKYIWKAQPGLVFTWFWGSLATLVHASFDRLSAPIRNPLRIEDRVSIIAQKANAEDRMVREMKELFAVPAASKPALLARELWLDRAFIVFIAFFLIFQLMVFVRSVYEISFFWAFIPLFLLLPFFLFYSKSISSLVSSYKEPDDRVLAMASAITKVKRIVYGHTHHTRHEIIGSVEHLNSGCWSPAFLDVECTKPIDQKTFIWISPGENGVRQAELMKFMDGKSEVVNPSARG
- the murD gene encoding UDP-N-acetylmuramoyl-L-alanine--D-glutamate ligase, with translation MKDFIKSLKTPIAIVGMGKSGEAAKRLLISSGVAASSIKCFDGKLATADYNDPNKLMSEAQPKTLVVSPGVPLASQWIQDAQKSGVKITSEISLSCSILTSEKLMGVTGSVGKSTTVSLLQAGLESFSKTGFVGGNLGTPFAEYAADIVEGKRKPADWVVLELSSYQLENCEGLELEYSAITFLTSNHLERYDNLQHYYDTKWKILDLTKHAMLLNNEGGDLVEYAQGKGHSQQVKVISKKDTQLRSLQLDKALLIGQHNQDNLALAATLALEAGWPESSIEAMKNFKGLAHRLENMGTTKGIRFINDSKATAMDSVLIASTAAHDTLVPGGKLFLLLGGRDKNLPWEQLKPLEGFTDIEFVFFGECREIAQRKSTLPGESFAKLDEALSYSFENAKSADTVLLSPGGTSLDEFKSFEDRGNFFKKKVELFAECQD